In Felis catus isolate Fca126 chromosome C2, F.catus_Fca126_mat1.0, whole genome shotgun sequence, a single window of DNA contains:
- the MSL2 gene encoding E3 ubiquitin-protein ligase MSL2 isoform X2, translating into MMMKPSCSWCKDYEQFEENKQLSILVNCYKKLCEYITQTTLARDIIEAVDCSSDILALLNDGSLFCEETEKPSDSSFTLCLTHSPLPSTSEPTADPQASLSPISESTLSIAIGSSVINGLPTYNGLSIDRFGINIPSPEHSNTIDVCNTVDIKTEDLSDSLPPVCDTVATDLCSTGIDICSFSEDIKPGDSLLLSVEEVLRSLETVSNTEVCCPNLQPNLEATVSNGPFLQLSSQSLSHNVFMSTSPALHGLSCTAATPKVAKLNRKRSRSESDSEKVQPLPISTIIRGPTLGASAPVTVKRESKISLQPIATVPNGGTTPKISKTVLLSTKSMKKSHEHGSKKSHSKTKPGILKKDKTVKEKIPSHHFMPGSPTKTVYKKPQEKKGCKCGRATQNPSVLTCRGQRCPCYSNRKACLDCICRGCQNSYMANGEKKLEAFAVPEKALEQTRLTLGINVTSIAVRNASTSTSVINVTGSPVTTFLAASTHDDKSLDEAIDMRFDC; encoded by the coding sequence atgatgaTGAAACCTTCATGTAGCTGGTGCAAAGACTATGAGCAATTTGAGGAAAACAAGCAGTTAAGCATCCTAGTGAACTGCTACAAAAAACTATGTGAATATATAACACAGACTACATTGGCACGGGATATAATAGAAGCGGTCGACTGTTCTTCTGATATTTTGGCTTTGCTTAATGATGGATCATTGTTTTGTGAGGAGACAGAAAAACCCTCAGATTCATCCTTTACTTTGTGTTTAACACATTCCCCTTTACCTTCGACCTCAGAACCCACAGCTGATCCTCAAGCTAGTTTATCTCCAATATCTGAAAGCACCCTCAGCATTGCTATTGGCAGTTCTGTTATCAATGGTTTGCCTACTTATAATGGGCTTTCGATAGATAGATTTGGTATAAATATTCCTTCACCTGAACATTCAAACACAATTGATGTATGTAACACTGTTGACATAAAAACTGAGGATCTGTCCGACAGCTTGCCACCTGTCTGTGACACAGTAGCCACTGACTTATGCTCCACAGGCATTGATATCTGCAGTTTCAGTGAAGATATAAAACCTGGTGATTCTTTATTACTGAGTGTTGAGGAAGTGCTTCGCAGCTTAGAAACTGTTTCAAATACAGAGGTTTGTTGCCCTAATTTGCAGCCCAACTTGGAAGCCACTGTATCCAATGGACCTTTTCTGCAGCTTTCTTCCCAATCTCTTAGCCATAATGTTTTTATGTCCACCAGCCCTGCACTTCATGGGTTATCATGTACGGCAGCAACTCCGAAAGTAGCAAAATTGAATAGAAAACGATCCAGATCAGAAAGTGACAGTGAGAAGGTTCAGCCACTTCCAATTTCTACTATTATCCGAGGCCCAACGTTGGGGGCATCTGCTCCTGTGACAGTGAAACGAGAGAGCAAAATTTCTCTTCAGCCTATAGCAACTGTTCCCAATGGAGGCACAACACCCAAAATCAGCAAAACTGTACTTTTATCTACTAAAAGCATGAAAAAGAGTCATGAACATGGATCCAAGAAATCTCACTCTAAAACCAAGCCAGGTAttcttaaaaaagacaaaacagtaaAGGAAAAGATTCCTAGTCACCATTTTATGCCAGGAAGTCCTACCAAGACTGTGTATAAAAAACCCCAGGAAAAGAAAGGGTGTAAATGTGGGCGTGCTACTCAAAATCCAAGTGTTCTTACATGCCGCGGCCAACGCTGCCCTTGCTACTCTAACCGCAAAGCCTGCTTAGATTGTATATGTCGTGGCTGCCAAAACTCCTATATGGCCAATGGGGAGAAGAAGCTGGAGGCATTTGCTGTGCCAGAAAAGGCCTTGGAGCAGACCAGGCTCACTTTGGGCATTAATGTGACTAGCATTGCTGTACGCAATGCTAGTACCAGCACCAGTGTAATTAATGTCACAGGGTCCCCAGTAACAACGTTTTTAGCTGCCAGTACACATGATGATAAAAGTTTGGATGAAGCTATAGACATGAGATTCGACTGTTAA
- the MSL2 gene encoding E3 ubiquitin-protein ligase MSL2 isoform X1, whose amino-acid sequence MNPVNATALYISASRLVLNYDPGDPKAFTEINRLLPYFRQSLSCCVCGHLLQDPIAPTNSTCQHYVCKPCKGKKMMMKPSCSWCKDYEQFEENKQLSILVNCYKKLCEYITQTTLARDIIEAVDCSSDILALLNDGSLFCEETEKPSDSSFTLCLTHSPLPSTSEPTADPQASLSPISESTLSIAIGSSVINGLPTYNGLSIDRFGINIPSPEHSNTIDVCNTVDIKTEDLSDSLPPVCDTVATDLCSTGIDICSFSEDIKPGDSLLLSVEEVLRSLETVSNTEVCCPNLQPNLEATVSNGPFLQLSSQSLSHNVFMSTSPALHGLSCTAATPKVAKLNRKRSRSESDSEKVQPLPISTIIRGPTLGASAPVTVKRESKISLQPIATVPNGGTTPKISKTVLLSTKSMKKSHEHGSKKSHSKTKPGILKKDKTVKEKIPSHHFMPGSPTKTVYKKPQEKKGCKCGRATQNPSVLTCRGQRCPCYSNRKACLDCICRGCQNSYMANGEKKLEAFAVPEKALEQTRLTLGINVTSIAVRNASTSTSVINVTGSPVTTFLAASTHDDKSLDEAIDMRFDC is encoded by the coding sequence GACATTTGCTACAAGATCCTATTGCACCCACCAACTCCACCTGCCAACATTATGTCTGCAAACCTtgtaaaggcaagaaaatgatgaTGAAACCTTCATGTAGCTGGTGCAAAGACTATGAGCAATTTGAGGAAAACAAGCAGTTAAGCATCCTAGTGAACTGCTACAAAAAACTATGTGAATATATAACACAGACTACATTGGCACGGGATATAATAGAAGCGGTCGACTGTTCTTCTGATATTTTGGCTTTGCTTAATGATGGATCATTGTTTTGTGAGGAGACAGAAAAACCCTCAGATTCATCCTTTACTTTGTGTTTAACACATTCCCCTTTACCTTCGACCTCAGAACCCACAGCTGATCCTCAAGCTAGTTTATCTCCAATATCTGAAAGCACCCTCAGCATTGCTATTGGCAGTTCTGTTATCAATGGTTTGCCTACTTATAATGGGCTTTCGATAGATAGATTTGGTATAAATATTCCTTCACCTGAACATTCAAACACAATTGATGTATGTAACACTGTTGACATAAAAACTGAGGATCTGTCCGACAGCTTGCCACCTGTCTGTGACACAGTAGCCACTGACTTATGCTCCACAGGCATTGATATCTGCAGTTTCAGTGAAGATATAAAACCTGGTGATTCTTTATTACTGAGTGTTGAGGAAGTGCTTCGCAGCTTAGAAACTGTTTCAAATACAGAGGTTTGTTGCCCTAATTTGCAGCCCAACTTGGAAGCCACTGTATCCAATGGACCTTTTCTGCAGCTTTCTTCCCAATCTCTTAGCCATAATGTTTTTATGTCCACCAGCCCTGCACTTCATGGGTTATCATGTACGGCAGCAACTCCGAAAGTAGCAAAATTGAATAGAAAACGATCCAGATCAGAAAGTGACAGTGAGAAGGTTCAGCCACTTCCAATTTCTACTATTATCCGAGGCCCAACGTTGGGGGCATCTGCTCCTGTGACAGTGAAACGAGAGAGCAAAATTTCTCTTCAGCCTATAGCAACTGTTCCCAATGGAGGCACAACACCCAAAATCAGCAAAACTGTACTTTTATCTACTAAAAGCATGAAAAAGAGTCATGAACATGGATCCAAGAAATCTCACTCTAAAACCAAGCCAGGTAttcttaaaaaagacaaaacagtaaAGGAAAAGATTCCTAGTCACCATTTTATGCCAGGAAGTCCTACCAAGACTGTGTATAAAAAACCCCAGGAAAAGAAAGGGTGTAAATGTGGGCGTGCTACTCAAAATCCAAGTGTTCTTACATGCCGCGGCCAACGCTGCCCTTGCTACTCTAACCGCAAAGCCTGCTTAGATTGTATATGTCGTGGCTGCCAAAACTCCTATATGGCCAATGGGGAGAAGAAGCTGGAGGCATTTGCTGTGCCAGAAAAGGCCTTGGAGCAGACCAGGCTCACTTTGGGCATTAATGTGACTAGCATTGCTGTACGCAATGCTAGTACCAGCACCAGTGTAATTAATGTCACAGGGTCCCCAGTAACAACGTTTTTAGCTGCCAGTACACATGATGATAAAAGTTTGGATGAAGCTATAGACATGAGATTCGACTGTTAA